The following are encoded in a window of Allosphingosinicella indica genomic DNA:
- a CDS encoding isoprenylcysteine carboxyl methyltransferase family protein: MAAILILSFVTLQRLGELLLAARNTRALVAQGAYEVSPGHYPLIVSVHAGWLGVLWWLAPGQPVSWPLIALFALLQIARLWVIATLGPRWTTRIIILPGAPLITGGPYRFMRHPNYAVVVAEIALLPLAFGLETVAVVFTFLNAFALTLRLRAEDKALRAG; this comes from the coding sequence ATGGCCGCTATCCTGATCCTGTCCTTCGTCACGCTCCAGCGCCTGGGCGAATTGCTGCTCGCCGCGCGCAACACGCGGGCGCTCGTCGCGCAGGGTGCCTATGAGGTATCGCCCGGCCATTATCCGCTGATCGTCTCGGTCCATGCAGGATGGCTCGGCGTTCTGTGGTGGCTCGCGCCCGGCCAGCCCGTGTCGTGGCCGCTGATCGCACTCTTCGCCTTGCTTCAGATCGCGCGGCTGTGGGTGATCGCAACGCTGGGGCCGCGTTGGACGACGCGGATCATCATCCTGCCCGGCGCACCGCTCATCACCGGCGGGCCGTATCGCTTCATGCGTCACCCCAATTATGCGGTGGTCGTGGCGGAAATCGCGCTGCTGCCGCTCGCCTTCGGGCTCGAGACGGTGGCGGTGGTCTTCACCTTCCTCAACGCGTTCGCGCTGACCTTGCGTCTGCGCGCCGAAGACAAGGCCTTGCGCGCGGGTTGA
- the pnp gene encoding polyribonucleotide nucleotidyltransferase has product MFDMKKVEIEWGGKTLTLETGRVARQADGAVIATYGETVVLCAVTAARTVKEGQDFFPLTVHYQEKFSAAGRIPGGFFKRERGATEKETLTSRLIDRPIRPLFPEGFYNEINVIAQVLSYDGESEPDIVAMIAASAALTISGVPFMGPIGAARVGYKDGEYQLNPSMEQVKEGDLDLVVAGTQDAVMMVESEAKELSEEVMLGAVMFAHRESQKVIDAIIRLAEQSAKEPWELAPVADKSEAMAKLKSLIGDDLAAAYKLTVKQDRQNAINEARTKARDALADLKESDPAQYLGTLKLVKKLEADVVRGAILKDGRRIDGRDTKTVRPIEAIVGFLPRTHGSALFTRGETQAICTTTLGTKDSEQMIDGLDGLSYSHFMLHYNFPPYSVGEVGRFGAPGRREVGHGKLAWRALHPVLPTKDEFPYTIRVLSDITESNGSSSMATVCGGSLSMMDAGVPLKRPVSGIAMGLILEGKDFAVISDILGDEDHLGDMDFKVAGTSEGITSLQMDIKIAGITEEIMKIALAQANEGRAHILGEMAKALDHTREELSAHAPRIETLQIDKSKIREVIGTGGKVIREIVAETGAKVDIDDEGLIKISSSDLSQIEAAKNWILGIVEEPEVGKVYTGKVVNLVDFGAFVNFMGGKDGLVHVSEIKNERVEKVSDALSEGQEVKVKVLEIDQRGKVRLSMRVVDQETGEELPDTRPPREPREGGDRGPRGDRGDRGRGPRRDGGGRGGDRDRGPRRDGERGDRGGDRDRGPRREGGRDEGPEPEFAPAFLQRDD; this is encoded by the coding sequence ATGTTCGACATGAAGAAAGTGGAAATCGAGTGGGGCGGCAAGACGCTGACGCTCGAAACGGGCCGCGTTGCCCGCCAGGCCGACGGCGCAGTGATCGCGACCTACGGCGAAACCGTCGTGCTGTGCGCCGTGACGGCCGCGCGCACCGTGAAGGAAGGGCAGGATTTCTTCCCGCTCACCGTTCACTATCAGGAAAAATTCTCGGCAGCCGGACGCATCCCGGGCGGCTTCTTCAAGCGCGAGCGCGGTGCGACCGAAAAGGAGACGCTGACCAGCCGTCTCATCGACCGGCCGATCCGCCCGCTGTTCCCGGAAGGTTTCTACAACGAGATCAACGTCATCGCGCAGGTGCTGTCCTATGACGGCGAGAGCGAGCCCGATATCGTCGCGATGATCGCGGCCTCGGCGGCGCTCACCATCTCGGGCGTGCCCTTCATGGGCCCGATCGGCGCCGCGCGCGTCGGCTACAAGGACGGCGAATATCAGCTCAACCCGTCGATGGAGCAGGTGAAGGAGGGCGATCTCGACCTCGTCGTCGCCGGCACCCAGGACGCGGTGATGATGGTCGAATCCGAAGCCAAGGAGCTTTCGGAAGAGGTGATGCTGGGCGCCGTGATGTTCGCGCACCGCGAGAGCCAGAAGGTGATCGACGCGATCATCCGCCTCGCCGAGCAGTCGGCGAAGGAGCCGTGGGAGCTCGCGCCGGTTGCCGACAAGTCGGAAGCGATGGCCAAGCTCAAGTCGCTGATCGGCGACGATCTGGCCGCCGCCTACAAGCTCACCGTCAAGCAGGACCGCCAGAACGCGATCAACGAGGCGCGCACCAAGGCGCGCGACGCGCTCGCCGACCTCAAGGAAAGCGATCCCGCGCAATATCTCGGTACGCTGAAGCTGGTGAAGAAGCTGGAAGCGGACGTCGTCCGCGGCGCGATCCTCAAGGACGGCCGCCGCATCGACGGCCGCGACACCAAGACGGTCCGCCCGATCGAGGCGATCGTCGGCTTCCTGCCGCGCACCCACGGTTCGGCGCTGTTCACCCGCGGCGAAACGCAGGCGATCTGCACCACCACCTTGGGCACCAAGGACAGCGAGCAGATGATCGATGGCCTCGACGGCCTCAGCTACTCGCACTTCATGCTGCACTATAACTTCCCGCCCTATTCGGTCGGTGAAGTGGGCCGCTTCGGCGCGCCGGGCCGCCGCGAAGTCGGCCACGGCAAGCTTGCCTGGCGCGCGCTGCATCCGGTGCTGCCGACGAAGGACGAGTTCCCCTACACGATCCGCGTCCTCTCCGACATCACCGAGTCCAACGGCTCGTCGTCGATGGCGACGGTGTGCGGCGGCTCGCTCAGCATGATGGACGCGGGCGTGCCGCTGAAGCGCCCGGTCTCGGGCATCGCGATGGGCCTCATCCTCGAAGGCAAGGACTTCGCCGTCATCAGCGACATCCTGGGCGACGAGGATCACCTCGGTGACATGGACTTCAAGGTCGCCGGCACGTCGGAGGGCATCACCAGCCTTCAGATGGACATCAAGATCGCCGGCATTACCGAGGAGATCATGAAGATCGCCCTCGCGCAGGCGAACGAGGGCCGCGCGCACATCCTGGGCGAGATGGCCAAGGCGCTCGATCACACCCGCGAGGAGCTTTCCGCCCACGCGCCGCGTATCGAGACGCTGCAGATCGACAAGTCCAAGATCCGTGAAGTGATCGGCACCGGCGGCAAGGTGATCCGCGAGATCGTCGCCGAGACCGGCGCCAAGGTCGACATCGACGACGAGGGCCTGATCAAGATCAGCTCGTCCGATCTGTCGCAGATCGAAGCCGCCAAGAACTGGATCCTCGGCATCGTCGAGGAGCCGGAAGTCGGCAAGGTCTATACCGGCAAGGTGGTCAACCTCGTCGATTTTGGCGCGTTCGTGAACTTCATGGGCGGCAAGGACGGCCTCGTCCACGTGTCGGAGATCAAGAACGAGCGCGTCGAGAAGGTCTCGGACGCCCTGAGCGAAGGCCAGGAGGTCAAGGTCAAGGTGCTCGAGATCGACCAGCGCGGCAAGGTCCGCCTGTCGATGCGCGTCGTCGATCAGGAAACCGGCGAGGAACTGCCCGACACCCGTCCGCCGCGCGAACCGCGCGAGGGCGGTGATCGTGGTCCGCGCGGTGACCGTGGCGATCGCGGCCGTGGCCCGCGCCGTGACGGCGGCGGCCGTGGTGGTGACCGGGATCGCGGCCCGCGCCGTGACGGCGAGCGCGGTGATCGCGGCGGCGACCGTGACCGCGGCCCGCGCCGCGAAGGTGGACGCGATGAGGGCCCCGAGCCCGAGTTCGCGCCGGCCTTCCTGCAGCGCGACGACTGA
- the nusA gene encoding transcription termination factor NusA, whose product MASQAPGAVSANKAELIAIADSVAREKLIDRMIVIEAMEDAIQRAARTRYGQEMDIRAKLDPNNGDLRLWRVVEVVEEVEDLYKQVNVEDAQKLKAGAVVGDFLVDPLPPIEFGRIQAQAAKQTIFQKVRDAERERQYEEFKDRAGEIITGVVKRVEFGHVVVDLGRAEGVIRRDQQIPREVVRVGDRTRSIILRVVRENRGPQIFLSRAHPDFMKKLFAQEVPEIYDGIIEIKAAARDPGSRAKIGVISHDSGIDPVGACVGMKGSRVQAVVQEMQGEKIDIIPWSEDTATFVVNALQPASVSRVVIDEEDDRIEVVVPDDQLSLAIGRRGQNVRLASQLSGKAIDILTEQDASEKRQREFVERSEMFQNELDVDETLAQLLVAEGFGALEEVAYVEADEIASIEGFDDELASELQSRAAEALERREEAAREERRGLGVEDALADMPYLTEAMLVTLGKAGIKTLDDLADLATDELVQKKRPEQRRQRESNRPEDKGGILTDYNLSDEQGNEIIMAARAHWFEDEPAAAEGEDAVAETSQ is encoded by the coding sequence ATGGCCAGCCAAGCGCCCGGTGCCGTTTCCGCCAACAAGGCAGAACTGATTGCGATCGCCGATTCCGTCGCGCGGGAGAAGCTGATCGATCGCATGATCGTGATCGAGGCGATGGAGGATGCGATCCAGCGTGCCGCCCGTACCCGCTACGGGCAGGAAATGGACATTCGTGCCAAGCTTGATCCCAACAACGGCGATCTGCGCCTGTGGCGCGTCGTCGAGGTGGTCGAGGAAGTCGAGGATCTCTACAAGCAGGTCAATGTCGAGGACGCGCAAAAGCTTAAGGCTGGCGCAGTCGTCGGTGACTTCCTGGTCGATCCGTTGCCGCCGATCGAGTTCGGCCGCATCCAGGCGCAGGCCGCCAAGCAGACCATCTTCCAGAAGGTTCGCGATGCAGAACGCGAGCGCCAGTATGAAGAGTTCAAGGACCGCGCGGGCGAGATCATCACCGGCGTCGTTAAGCGCGTCGAGTTCGGCCATGTCGTCGTCGATCTCGGCCGCGCCGAGGGCGTCATCCGCCGCGATCAGCAGATCCCGCGCGAAGTCGTCCGCGTCGGCGATCGCACCCGCTCGATCATCCTGCGCGTCGTCCGCGAGAACCGCGGCCCGCAGATCTTCCTGTCCCGCGCGCACCCGGACTTCATGAAGAAGCTGTTCGCACAGGAAGTGCCCGAAATCTACGACGGCATCATCGAGATCAAGGCCGCCGCGCGCGATCCGGGCAGCCGTGCCAAGATCGGCGTCATCAGCCACGATTCGGGCATCGATCCGGTCGGCGCCTGCGTCGGCATGAAGGGCAGCCGCGTCCAGGCGGTCGTCCAGGAGATGCAGGGCGAGAAGATCGACATCATCCCGTGGAGCGAGGACACTGCGACCTTCGTCGTCAACGCACTCCAGCCCGCCAGCGTCAGCCGCGTCGTCATCGACGAGGAGGACGATCGCATCGAGGTGGTCGTCCCCGACGATCAGCTCAGCCTTGCGATCGGCCGCCGCGGCCAGAACGTCCGCCTCGCCAGTCAGCTTTCGGGCAAGGCGATCGACATCCTGACCGAGCAGGACGCGAGCGAGAAGCGTCAGCGCGAGTTCGTCGAGCGGTCAGAAATGTTCCAGAACGAGCTCGACGTCGACGAGACGCTCGCCCAGCTCCTCGTCGCCGAGGGCTTCGGCGCGCTGGAAGAGGTCGCCTATGTCGAGGCGGACGAGATCGCGTCAATCGAGGGTTTCGACGACGAGCTGGCATCCGAGCTGCAGAGCCGCGCCGCGGAAGCGCTGGAGCGCCGCGAGGAAGCGGCGCGCGAGGAGCGCCGCGGTCTCGGCGTCGAGGACGCGCTCGCCGACATGCCCTATCTCACCGAGGCGATGCTGGTGACCTTGGGCAAGGCGGGCATCAAGACGCTCGACGACCTCGCCGATCTCGCGACCGACGAGCTGGTCCAGAAGAAGCGCCCCGAGCAGCGCCGCCAGCGCGAGAGCAACCGGCCGGAGGACAAGGGCGGTATCCTTACCGATTACAACCTCAGCGACGAGCAGGGGAACGAGATCATCATGGCGGCGCGCGCCCACTGGTTCGAGGACGAGCCGGCGGCGGCCGAAGGGGAGGACGCAGTTGCGGAAACCTCCCAATGA
- the rimP gene encoding ribosome maturation protein RimP has product MADIAALTRLIEPEAKALGFDLVRVMMIGGKDDPTLQVMAERPDTRQLDLADCEALSRRLSEIFDEADPIEEAYRLEVSSPGIDRPLTRPKDFEDWKGFEARLNLAEKLEGRKQYSGMLQGLAGEDVLIDVDGLGERKVPIASLHSAKLLFTDKLLAATAPLSADGADEFEQTEEEGQD; this is encoded by the coding sequence ATGGCGGACATTGCCGCGCTGACCCGATTGATCGAGCCGGAGGCCAAGGCCCTGGGCTTCGATCTCGTGCGCGTGATGATGATCGGCGGCAAGGACGATCCGACCCTGCAGGTGATGGCCGAGCGGCCCGACACCCGCCAGCTCGATCTCGCCGATTGCGAGGCGCTGTCGCGGCGGCTGTCCGAAATATTCGACGAAGCTGATCCGATCGAAGAGGCCTACCGCCTGGAAGTCAGCTCGCCGGGCATCGACCGGCCGCTGACCCGGCCAAAGGATTTCGAGGATTGGAAGGGTTTCGAGGCGCGGCTCAACCTTGCCGAGAAGCTGGAGGGCCGCAAGCAGTATAGCGGCATGCTCCAGGGCCTTGCCGGCGAGGACGTGCTGATCGACGTCGATGGCCTCGGCGAACGCAAGGTGCCGATCGCCAGCCTCCATTCCGCCAAGCTGTTGTTCACCGACAAGCTCCTCGCCGCGACCGCGCCGCTATCCGCGGACGGTGCGGACGAATTCGAACAGACCGAAGAAGAAGGACAGGATTAA
- the infB gene encoding translation initiation factor IF-2, with protein sequence MSETTDKPKLGARAPLGLKRTVETGKVKQSFSHGRSNTVVVEVKKRRILGRPGEEAPQKEEAAPAPAPAAAAPKPAAPAAAPKPAAKAPVMDATARREMQEKLLREAEEARMTALEEARRREDRQALEATEDEKRRAEENRRAEEDARKQAEEDAKRAAEEAERAVAEPQPAAAAQPAEADDRRPKPRQFTPVKRPEPARPARGRDDRRHSGKLTVSKALSGEDDSRARSLAALRRAREKEKRAHQQGGPSAKQSRDVAVPEMITVQELAKRMGERGADLVKSLFKMGTPVTITETIDQDTAELLIEEFGHRIVRVSDADIDIPVETDVDAAETLKPRPPVVTIMGHVDHGKTSLLDAIRGANVVSGESGGITQHIGAYQVTLKDKSKITFLDTPGHEAFTEMRQRGANVTDIVILVVAADDGLRPQTVEAINHTKAAGVPMIVAINKIDKPGANAQKVREELLQHEIVVEAMSGDVQDVEVSALKKTNLDGLLDAINLQAEILELKANPDRAAEGAVVEAKLDKGRGPVATLLVQRGTLKVGDVFVAGPISGKVRAMVDDTGRQVKVAGPSVPVEVLGLSGVPSAGDVLTVVENDARAREVAAYRQGVLDKKRTTSAPASFDTMFSALRDKQAIEFPLVIKGDVQGSVEAIVNAVNKISNDDIKARVLHAGVGGITESDVTLAGASGAPIIGFNVRANAKAREIAERNGVAMQYYDVIYDLTDAVKAAMAGELGPLMVENVVGRAEIREVFSAGKHGKAAGLLVTEGVIKKALKARITREDVIIYNGEIASLRRFKDDVAEVRAGLECGVTFTQNFTDIKAGDFLETFEVEERERTL encoded by the coding sequence ATGAGCGAGACGACTGACAAGCCGAAGCTCGGCGCGCGCGCGCCGCTGGGCCTCAAGCGCACCGTGGAGACGGGCAAGGTGAAGCAGAGCTTCAGCCACGGCCGGTCGAACACGGTGGTGGTCGAGGTGAAGAAGCGCCGCATTCTGGGCCGCCCGGGCGAGGAAGCACCGCAGAAGGAAGAGGCCGCGCCCGCACCGGCGCCCGCCGCCGCTGCGCCGAAACCGGCTGCCCCCGCCGCTGCGCCCAAGCCGGCCGCCAAAGCGCCGGTGATGGACGCGACCGCACGGCGCGAGATGCAGGAAAAGCTGCTCCGCGAAGCCGAGGAAGCGCGGATGACGGCGCTCGAAGAAGCGCGCCGCCGCGAGGACCGTCAGGCGCTGGAAGCGACCGAAGACGAGAAGCGCCGCGCCGAAGAGAATCGTCGTGCCGAGGAGGATGCGCGCAAGCAGGCCGAGGAAGACGCAAAGCGCGCCGCCGAAGAGGCCGAGCGTGCCGTCGCCGAGCCGCAGCCTGCCGCCGCCGCCCAGCCGGCGGAGGCGGACGACCGCCGTCCCAAGCCGCGCCAGTTCACCCCGGTCAAGCGCCCCGAGCCGGCGCGTCCGGCCCGCGGCCGCGACGATCGCCGCCATTCTGGCAAGCTCACCGTCAGCAAGGCGCTTTCGGGTGAGGACGACAGCCGCGCCCGCAGCCTCGCCGCGCTTCGCCGTGCGCGCGAGAAGGAAAAGCGCGCCCATCAGCAGGGCGGGCCGAGCGCCAAGCAGAGCCGCGACGTCGCGGTGCCCGAGATGATCACCGTCCAGGAGCTCGCCAAGCGCATGGGCGAGCGCGGCGCCGATCTCGTCAAATCTCTGTTCAAGATGGGCACGCCCGTCACGATCACCGAGACGATCGACCAGGACACCGCCGAGCTGCTGATCGAGGAGTTCGGCCACCGCATCGTCCGTGTGTCGGACGCCGATATCGACATTCCGGTCGAGACCGACGTCGACGCCGCCGAGACGCTGAAGCCGCGTCCGCCGGTCGTCACCATCATGGGCCATGTCGATCACGGCAAGACCTCGCTGCTCGACGCGATCCGCGGCGCCAACGTGGTGTCGGGCGAGAGTGGCGGCATCACCCAGCATATCGGCGCCTATCAGGTGACCCTGAAGGACAAGTCGAAGATTACCTTCCTCGATACGCCGGGCCATGAGGCGTTCACCGAGATGCGCCAGCGCGGTGCCAACGTCACCGATATCGTGATCCTGGTGGTCGCGGCGGACGATGGGCTGCGCCCGCAGACGGTGGAGGCGATCAACCATACCAAGGCGGCCGGCGTGCCGATGATCGTCGCGATCAACAAGATCGATAAGCCCGGCGCGAATGCGCAAAAGGTGCGCGAGGAGCTGCTTCAGCACGAGATCGTCGTCGAGGCGATGTCGGGCGACGTGCAGGACGTCGAGGTGTCGGCGCTCAAGAAGACCAATCTCGACGGGCTTCTCGATGCGATCAACCTGCAGGCCGAAATCCTCGAGCTGAAGGCCAATCCCGATCGCGCCGCCGAAGGCGCGGTGGTTGAAGCCAAGCTCGACAAGGGCCGCGGCCCGGTCGCGACGTTGCTCGTCCAGCGCGGCACGCTCAAGGTGGGCGACGTGTTCGTCGCCGGCCCGATCTCGGGCAAAGTGCGCGCGATGGTCGACGATACCGGCCGTCAGGTGAAGGTCGCGGGGCCGTCGGTCCCGGTCGAAGTGCTCGGCCTTTCGGGCGTTCCCTCGGCGGGCGACGTGCTGACCGTGGTCGAGAATGACGCGCGCGCCCGCGAAGTCGCGGCCTATCGCCAGGGCGTGCTGGACAAGAAGCGGACGACGTCCGCCCCGGCCAGCTTCGACACGATGTTCTCGGCGCTGCGCGACAAGCAGGCTATCGAATTCCCGCTGGTCATCAAGGGTGACGTGCAGGGTTCGGTCGAGGCGATCGTCAACGCGGTCAACAAGATCTCGAACGACGACATCAAGGCGCGCGTGCTGCACGCCGGCGTCGGCGGCATTACCGAGAGCGACGTGACGCTGGCGGGTGCCAGCGGCGCGCCGATCATCGGCTTCAACGTCCGCGCCAACGCCAAGGCGCGCGAGATCGCCGAGCGCAACGGCGTCGCGATGCAATATTACGACGTCATCTACGACCTCACCGATGCGGTGAAGGCGGCGATGGCGGGCGAGCTCGGCCCGCTGATGGTGGAGAATGTCGTCGGCCGCGCCGAAATCCGCGAGGTCTTCTCGGCCGGCAAGCACGGCAAGGCTGCGGGTCTGCTCGTCACCGAAGGCGTCATCAAGAAGGCGCTCAAGGCCCGCATCACCCGCGAGGACGTGATCATCTACAACGGCGAGATCGCGTCGCTGCGGCGCTTCAAGGACGATGTTGCGGAAGTTCGCGCCGGCCTCGAGTGCGGCGTGACGTTCACCCAGAACTTCACCGACATCAAGGCGGGCGACTTCCTCGAAACCTTCGAGGTCGAAGAACGCGAACGGACGCTGTGA
- the rpsO gene encoding 30S ribosomal protein S15: MSITAERKEALIKEHSRGSDDTGSPEVQVAILTERITNLTEHFKGHAKDNHSRRGLLMLVNKRRSLLDYLRKKDQARYTDLIGKLGLRK, translated from the coding sequence ATGTCGATTACCGCAGAGCGCAAGGAAGCGCTGATCAAGGAACATAGCCGCGGCTCCGACGACACGGGTTCGCCCGAGGTCCAGGTCGCGATCCTCACCGAGCGCATCACCAACCTCACCGAGCATTTCAAGGGCCACGCGAAGGACAATCATTCGCGCCGCGGCCTGCTGATGCTGGTCAACAAGCGCCGGTCGCTGCTGGATTATCTCCGCAAGAAGGACCAGGCCCGCTACACCGACCTCATCGGCAAGCTCGGGCTTCGCAAATAA
- the rbfA gene encoding 30S ribosome-binding factor RbfA codes for MARHNESQEGRSVRLLRVGEQVRHALSDILTRGDVHDDVLARHSVSVTEVRMSPDLRHATVFVKPLLGANEDVVIKALRTNTAYLQREVARRVNLKYASKLKFLPDESFDEGSHIDSLLRSPQVARDLDGE; via the coding sequence GTGGCACGGCACAACGAATCCCAGGAAGGCCGATCGGTCCGCCTGCTGCGCGTCGGCGAGCAGGTGCGCCACGCCCTGTCCGACATCCTCACGCGCGGCGACGTGCATGACGATGTCCTGGCGCGCCACAGCGTGTCGGTAACGGAGGTGCGGATGTCGCCGGATCTCCGCCACGCCACCGTCTTCGTGAAGCCGCTGCTCGGCGCGAACGAGGATGTCGTGATCAAGGCGCTGCGCACCAACACCGCCTATCTCCAGCGCGAGGTCGCCCGGCGGGTGAACCTCAAATATGCCTCGAAGCTCAAATTCCTGCCCGACGAGAGCTTCGACGAGGGCAGCCACATCGACTCGCTGCTGCGATCGCCGCAGGTGGCGCGCGACCTCGACGGCGAATGA
- a CDS encoding GNAT family N-acetyltransferase, with product MIDCLAAPMQGDGVRAEPFSDAHHAALKAACAEDRDIWAIYSISFDPDHFDASIALFVNDPRTRTFVLFAGDELLGMSSFLGIDEGRKALEIGGTYYRPHLRGTGVNAQVKDMMLARAFGCGIRRVEFRVDARNARSQAAMAKIGGVREGVLRADRITWTGHVRDTVLFSILADEWRSTAG from the coding sequence ATGATCGACTGCCTGGCAGCGCCGATGCAGGGCGACGGCGTCCGCGCCGAGCCGTTCTCGGATGCGCATCACGCCGCGCTGAAGGCCGCCTGCGCCGAGGATCGCGACATATGGGCGATCTACTCGATCTCCTTCGATCCCGATCATTTCGACGCGAGTATCGCCCTGTTCGTCAATGATCCGCGCACGCGGACGTTCGTGTTGTTCGCGGGCGATGAGTTGCTCGGCATGTCGAGTTTCCTCGGCATCGACGAAGGCCGCAAGGCGCTGGAGATCGGCGGCACATATTACCGCCCGCACCTGCGCGGCACCGGCGTCAATGCGCAGGTGAAGGACATGATGCTCGCCCGCGCCTTCGGCTGCGGCATCCGCCGCGTCGAGTTCCGCGTCGATGCCCGCAATGCGCGGAGCCAGGCGGCGATGGCCAAGATCGGCGGTGTCCGCGAAGGTGTGCTCCGCGCCGACCGGATCACCTGGACCGGCCACGTCCGCGACACGGTGCTCTTCTCGATCCTGGCGGACGAATGGCGCTCCACGGCTGGCTGA
- a CDS encoding DUF448 domain-containing protein, producing the protein MRKPPNERLTGQARTPAKAGGQDEADAASRFEPGRDGKHVPERKCILTGAHDARDNLIRLALAPDGTVAPDVRACAPGRGAWTGVDRAGLEAARAKGKLKGALARAFKAEVTVPDDLADLVEDALRQAALDRLGLEARAGTLLTGSEKIEAAARSGQVAALYHAADARPDGNAKLDQAWRVGGGERQGLVIPAQRAILSLALGRQNVVHIAIVDPAAAARTSRALDRWRAFIGLDAGLSAGADVPPGDRTAAFGGGENRTKDSNERDD; encoded by the coding sequence TTGCGGAAACCTCCCAATGAGCGCCTGACGGGTCAGGCGCGAACCCCGGCGAAAGCCGGGGGCCAGGATGAAGCCGATGCCGCGTCCCGGTTCGAGCCGGGTCGCGACGGCAAGCACGTCCCCGAGCGCAAGTGCATCCTGACGGGTGCGCATGACGCGCGCGACAATCTCATCCGCCTCGCGCTCGCGCCGGACGGCACGGTCGCGCCCGACGTGCGCGCGTGCGCGCCCGGCCGCGGCGCCTGGACCGGCGTCGATCGCGCCGGGCTGGAAGCCGCGCGGGCCAAGGGCAAGCTGAAAGGCGCGCTCGCGCGGGCGTTCAAGGCCGAAGTCACGGTGCCGGACGATCTCGCCGATCTCGTCGAGGATGCGCTGCGGCAGGCGGCGCTCGACCGGCTCGGGCTGGAGGCGCGCGCCGGCACGCTGCTCACCGGCAGCGAGAAGATCGAGGCGGCGGCGCGATCGGGCCAGGTCGCGGCGCTCTACCATGCCGCGGATGCCCGGCCCGACGGCAACGCGAAGCTCGATCAGGCCTGGCGCGTTGGCGGCGGCGAGCGGCAAGGGTTGGTAATTCCGGCACAAAGGGCCATATTGTCATTGGCGCTGGGGCGGCAGAATGTGGTACATATCGCCATCGTCGACCCGGCAGCGGCGGCGCGCACATCCCGCGCGCTGGATCGCTGGCGTGCTTTCATTGGACTGGATGCTGGGCTAAGCGCTGGCGCGGATGTTCCGCCTGGCGACCGGACTGCGGCCTTCGGTGGCGGCGAGAATAGAACGAAGGATTCGAATGAGCGAGACGACTGA
- the truB gene encoding tRNA pseudouridine(55) synthase TruB translates to MALHGWLILDKPLGLGSTQAVSAVKRALREGGYAKVKVGHGGTLDPLASGVLPVALGEATKLSGRMLDADKAYDFTIAFGVETDTLDLEGETIATSDQRPTLAEIEAVLERFTGPIDQVPPSYSALKVDGKRAYDRARAGETVELASRHVTIHALSILPGTGRGTAPRSGVVEGARCGSLDPLHQPAAGPPPRSGEVLAEITLSARVSKGTYIRSLARDIALALGTVGHVAMLRRTKAGPFGLEGAISLDNLAEAAKARDLERLLLPLTAGLDDIPALTVSPDQAKLLRQGQRMIGTAHAPGLLMAIDGNGVPVALAEAVGPEIRVVRGFNL, encoded by the coding sequence ATGGCGCTCCACGGCTGGCTGATCCTCGACAAGCCGCTCGGCCTTGGCTCGACGCAGGCGGTTTCGGCGGTGAAGCGCGCGCTCCGCGAGGGCGGCTATGCCAAGGTCAAGGTCGGCCACGGCGGTACGCTCGATCCGCTGGCGAGCGGCGTGCTGCCGGTTGCGCTTGGCGAGGCGACCAAGCTTTCGGGCCGGATGCTCGATGCCGACAAGGCCTATGATTTCACCATCGCCTTCGGCGTCGAGACCGACACGCTCGACCTCGAAGGCGAGACGATCGCGACTTCGGACCAGCGACCGACGCTGGCGGAGATCGAGGCGGTTCTGGAGCGCTTCACGGGCCCGATCGATCAGGTGCCACCTTCTTATTCCGCGCTCAAAGTCGACGGCAAACGCGCGTACGACCGCGCCCGCGCCGGCGAAACGGTGGAGCTGGCGAGCCGTCACGTAACGATCCACGCCCTCTCGATCCTCCCCGGGACGGGGAGGGGGACCGCGCCGCGCAGCGGCGTGGTGGAGGGGGCTCGGTGCGGGTCTCTGGACCCCCTCCACCAGCCTGCGGCCGGTCCACCTCCCCGTTCCGGGGAGGTGCTTGCGGAAATCACCCTGTCCGCACGGGTCTCCAAGGGCACCTATATTCGCAGTCTCGCACGCGACATCGCGCTGGCGCTCGGCACCGTCGGCCATGTCGCGATGCTGCGGCGGACGAAGGCCGGGCCGTTCGGCCTCGAAGGGGCGATTTCGCTGGACAATTTGGCCGAAGCCGCTAAGGCGCGCGACCTTGAAAGATTGCTTTTGCCGCTGACGGCGGGGCTGGACGACATCCCGGCTCTCACCGTCTCCCCCGATCAGGCAAAGCTGCTCCGCCAGGGGCAAAGGATGATCGGGACCGCCCACGCACCGGGCCTCCTCATGGCGATCGACGGGAACGGCGTTCCGGTCGCGCTCGCGGAGGCCGTCGGCCCGGAGATACGGGTCGTGCGCGGGTTCAACCTCTAA